A stretch of the Polyangiaceae bacterium genome encodes the following:
- the vsr gene encoding DNA mismatch endonuclease Vsr, translating to MKTKWPTDARTSARMKRVGKSATAAELRVRATLRLLGVRSRTVVRSLPGTPDLGSKKRRWVIFVNGCFWHGHPGCSRATIPRRNRAAWLAKIAANKSRDTRVERELRGAGFSVLVVWECQTLDAELLGRRLRSFFRRIDTQPRRSTSR from the coding sequence ATGAAGACGAAATGGCCCACCGATGCCCGAACCTCCGCTCGCATGAAGCGCGTCGGGAAGAGCGCTACCGCGGCGGAGCTACGCGTGCGAGCTACGCTGCGTCTGCTCGGGGTCCGCTCTCGCACGGTGGTGCGCTCGCTGCCTGGTACCCCGGACCTCGGGAGCAAGAAGCGACGCTGGGTGATATTCGTGAATGGGTGTTTCTGGCACGGACACCCAGGTTGCTCCCGCGCGACCATACCCAGAAGGAACCGCGCAGCGTGGCTTGCCAAGATTGCCGCCAACAAGTCGCGGGACACTCGGGTGGAGCGCGAGCTGCGGGGGGCCGGATTTTCGGTCCTGGTCGTCTGGGAATGCCAGACGTTGGACGCGGAGCTCCTTGGTCGTCGGCTTCGCAGCTTCTTCCGACGAATCGACACACAACCGCGGCGCTCGACGAGCCGATGA
- a CDS encoding methyltransferase regulatory domain-containing protein translates to MSWTEGYVYEVDYTAGYFPELSALQTRWALASRGVRTRDLTRPSYLELGFGQGVSLAIHAAACPGSFWGTDFNPAQATTAEELVLASGSEARVLDASFAELAERDDVPQFDMVMLHGIWSWISPENRRVIVEIARKKLKPGGVFYVSYNVTPGWSPTVPLRHLLEVHSARAGTEAAGILNRLDAALDFAEKLGDAGSIYFKAHPRVFERLKKMKEKPRKYLAHELLNEEWHPMPFAQIVEELEPAKLSHATNATLLEQLDGLHLSAEGQALVAGISDVVLRETVRDFLTNAQFRRDYFVRGPRKLPTLVQGELLRAFRVVLAVDPKAISLEVKGSLGTAKLQESIYAPVIEALAAEGARPKSLAELERTAKGVSFGQLVQAVTVLLGKYNLYLVQEEADIERARPRTRALNRHLLDRARTSSDISFLASPVTGTGVAISRLDHLLLIARAEGKQTLTEWVDHAWQLLAVQNQRVMKEGKRLEPEDENKRELLLQAKDLEANRLPVFERLGVV, encoded by the coding sequence ATGAGCTGGACGGAAGGCTACGTCTACGAGGTCGACTACACGGCCGGGTATTTCCCGGAGCTGTCCGCGCTGCAGACGCGCTGGGCCCTCGCCAGCCGCGGGGTGCGGACCCGCGACCTCACCCGCCCGAGCTACCTGGAGCTGGGCTTCGGGCAGGGGGTCTCGCTCGCCATCCACGCGGCGGCCTGCCCGGGCAGCTTCTGGGGCACGGACTTCAACCCGGCGCAGGCCACCACCGCCGAGGAGCTCGTCCTTGCCTCCGGCTCGGAGGCCCGGGTGCTCGACGCGAGCTTCGCCGAGCTCGCGGAGCGGGACGACGTTCCCCAGTTCGACATGGTCATGCTCCACGGCATCTGGTCGTGGATCTCGCCGGAGAACCGCCGCGTCATCGTCGAGATCGCGAGGAAGAAGCTCAAGCCGGGCGGCGTCTTCTACGTCTCCTACAACGTGACGCCCGGCTGGTCGCCGACCGTGCCGCTGCGTCACCTGCTCGAGGTGCACTCCGCCCGCGCCGGCACCGAGGCCGCCGGGATCTTGAACCGGCTCGATGCCGCCCTCGACTTCGCCGAGAAGCTGGGCGACGCCGGCTCCATCTACTTCAAGGCGCACCCGCGGGTGTTCGAGCGCCTGAAGAAGATGAAGGAGAAGCCTCGAAAGTACCTCGCCCACGAGCTCCTGAACGAAGAGTGGCACCCCATGCCCTTCGCGCAGATCGTTGAGGAGCTCGAGCCCGCGAAGCTCTCGCACGCAACCAACGCCACGCTGCTCGAGCAGCTCGATGGCCTGCACCTGAGCGCGGAAGGGCAAGCCTTGGTGGCCGGCATCAGCGACGTGGTGCTGCGCGAGACGGTGCGGGACTTCCTGACCAACGCGCAGTTCCGCCGCGACTACTTCGTCCGCGGCCCGCGCAAGCTGCCGACCCTGGTGCAGGGCGAGCTGTTGCGCGCATTCCGGGTCGTGCTCGCGGTCGATCCCAAGGCCATCAGCCTCGAGGTCAAGGGCTCGCTCGGCACGGCGAAGCTTCAGGAGTCGATCTACGCTCCGGTGATCGAGGCGCTCGCCGCCGAGGGCGCCCGCCCGAAGAGCTTGGCCGAGCTCGAGCGGACGGCCAAGGGAGTGAGCTTCGGTCAGCTGGTTCAGGCGGTGACGGTGTTGCTCGGGAAGTACAACCTGTACCTGGTCCAGGAAGAGGCCGACATCGAGCGCGCCCGCCCCCGCACCCGCGCGCTGAACCGACACCTCCTGGACCGCGCGCGGACCAGCTCGGACATCAGCTTCTTGGCCTCGCCAGTGACCGGCACCGGCGTCGCCATCTCGCGCCTCGACCACTTGCTCTTGATCGCGAGGGCAGAGGGCAAGCAGACTCTGACCGAGTGGGTGGACCACGCCTGGCAGCTCCTGGCCGTGCAGAACCAGCGCGTGATGAAGGAGGGCAAGCGGCTCGAGCCCGAGGACGAGAACAAGCGGGAGCTTCTGCTACAAGCCAAGGATCTCGAAGCGAACCGACTGCCGGTGTTCGAGCGGCTAGGCGTGGTCTGA
- a CDS encoding helix-turn-helix transcriptional regulator: protein MNPDLKRFGQRVREFRRAAGLSQEELAERCGLHRTYIGGIERGERNVGVLNLLQLARALRVRPGELFADVR, encoded by the coding sequence ATGAACCCGGACCTCAAGCGCTTCGGGCAGCGCGTCAGAGAGTTCCGGCGGGCCGCCGGCCTTTCGCAGGAGGAACTCGCTGAGCGCTGTGGGCTCCACCGAACGTACATCGGTGGGATCGAGCGCGGCGAGCGAAACGTCGGAGTTCTCAACTTGCTTCAGCTTGCTCGTGCGCTGCGAGTTCGCCCTGGCGAACTCTTCGCGGACGTGCGCTAG
- the dcm gene encoding DNA (cytosine-5-)-methyltransferase — protein MLKKITDIRTRRLELGLPQGDVAHRAGVRETDLRKWERGLELPDRAAAERIGKILGIDAERLLREQGQHAESATPGEGYTTAEAGRGDVVPRTAEPPSGRRRVLDIFCGSGGLSFGFEQSGGFATTCGIDLLPDRIETFVTNHHHATGIAGDLRAHSLSELHRLTGEVDVVVGGPPCQGFSSIRPFRNLTEGDPRNSLAEHYVLVINHLRPEWFVFENVVGILTHEGGMRLQSVLEGLSAAGYSVDWRVVNAALFGVPQFRERVVIVGNRIGVPFIWPKPTHRVDYKSMAGSRPEVIRTDPLFSVGLPQAVTLMEAIDDLPAIPSGGEASAYGKAARTDYQRLMRSGSRQLTLHKATKHSPKMLEIIRHAGANISALPPGMVKSGFSSCYSRLDPGRPSTTLTVNFVHPASNRCIHPHQDRALTPREGARIQSFPDRFEFRGTSAQIVKQIGNAVPPLLGQRIAEAILYSEQVAGNTSRRVRQDQVAPAAVLDT, from the coding sequence ATGCTCAAGAAGATCACCGACATACGAACGCGACGGCTGGAGCTTGGGCTTCCGCAAGGCGATGTCGCCCACCGCGCTGGGGTTCGTGAGACCGACCTTCGGAAGTGGGAGCGAGGGCTCGAGCTACCCGACCGCGCAGCGGCTGAGCGCATTGGGAAGATCCTCGGGATCGACGCTGAGCGACTTCTGCGAGAGCAGGGGCAGCACGCTGAGAGCGCCACGCCGGGCGAGGGCTACACGACTGCCGAGGCGGGTAGGGGCGACGTCGTCCCACGAACGGCCGAACCGCCGAGCGGGCGCCGCCGAGTCCTGGACATCTTCTGCGGTTCGGGCGGACTCTCGTTCGGGTTCGAGCAATCGGGTGGCTTTGCGACAACGTGCGGTATCGACCTGCTACCCGACCGCATCGAGACGTTCGTGACCAACCACCACCACGCGACTGGGATTGCGGGGGATCTTCGCGCACACTCGCTTAGCGAACTGCACCGCCTGACCGGAGAGGTCGACGTCGTTGTCGGCGGCCCGCCGTGCCAGGGCTTCTCGTCGATCCGGCCATTTCGCAATCTAACCGAAGGAGATCCGCGCAACTCGTTGGCCGAGCACTACGTCTTGGTTATCAACCACCTTCGACCGGAGTGGTTTGTGTTCGAGAACGTCGTTGGAATTCTGACGCATGAGGGCGGGATGCGCCTGCAGTCGGTTCTTGAGGGACTGAGCGCTGCCGGCTACTCTGTCGATTGGCGCGTCGTGAACGCGGCCCTCTTCGGTGTCCCGCAGTTCCGCGAGCGCGTAGTCATCGTCGGCAATCGGATCGGAGTTCCGTTCATCTGGCCGAAACCCACGCATCGAGTCGACTACAAGAGCATGGCCGGATCGCGTCCCGAAGTGATCCGCACTGACCCGCTGTTCTCAGTTGGCCTCCCGCAGGCGGTCACGCTCATGGAGGCCATCGACGATCTGCCCGCCATCCCGTCCGGGGGCGAAGCTTCCGCATACGGGAAGGCGGCGCGGACGGACTATCAGCGCCTAATGCGCAGCGGGTCCAGGCAACTGACGCTCCACAAAGCAACGAAGCACTCGCCCAAGATGCTTGAGATCATCCGCCATGCGGGGGCCAATATCTCGGCGTTACCTCCAGGTATGGTCAAGAGTGGATTCAGCTCCTGCTACAGTCGCCTAGACCCTGGCCGCCCGAGCACCACCCTCACGGTGAACTTCGTTCATCCTGCGTCCAATCGCTGCATCCACCCCCATCAGGATCGCGCGCTCACTCCTCGTGAAGGTGCCAGAATCCAGAGCTTTCCAGACCGCTTCGAGTTCAGAGGGACCAGCGCGCAGATCGTGAAGCAGATCGGCAATGCTGTGCCGCCGCTTCTCGGACAACGGATCGCTGAAGCGATTCTCTACTCGGAACAGGTTGCTGGCAACACGTCTCGGCGAGTACGACAGGATCAAGTCGCGCCCGCCGCGGTGCTTGACACGTAG